Proteins encoded by one window of Chitinophagales bacterium:
- the def gene encoding peptide deformylase — MTLPIVAYGDPVLRKKTEEIQPGHAGLAELIENMFETMYNAPGVGLAAPQIGQSLRLFVVDSEQWLRENEKTQSEPAENHLTGEPIKQVFINPRMIKEYGQKWTYQEGCLSIPGIREDVQRLDKIVIRYFDENFHEYEKEFTGITARIIQHEYDHIEGILFTDRISPLRRQILKNRLQAISKGDVQVDYKMLFPARKKSR; from the coding sequence ATGACATTACCTATTGTTGCATATGGCGACCCGGTATTGAGAAAGAAAACCGAGGAGATACAGCCCGGTCATGCCGGTTTGGCGGAGTTAATTGAAAATATGTTTGAAACGATGTATAATGCTCCGGGTGTAGGACTTGCGGCTCCGCAGATAGGACAGTCTCTCCGCCTCTTTGTTGTAGACAGCGAACAGTGGCTGCGCGAAAATGAGAAAACACAAAGTGAGCCTGCCGAAAACCATCTGACGGGCGAGCCGATAAAGCAGGTATTTATTAATCCCAGGATGATTAAGGAATATGGTCAAAAGTGGACCTATCAGGAAGGTTGCCTCAGCATACCTGGCATCCGCGAAGATGTGCAGCGGCTGGATAAAATTGTGATTCGGTATTTTGACGAAAATTTTCACGAATACGAAAAAGAGTTTACCGGCATAACGGCACGTATCATTCAGCATGAATATGACCATATAGAAGGTATACTGTTTACAGACAGAATCAGCCCGCTGCGCAGACAAATTCTGAAGAACCGACTTCAAGCTATTTCAAAAGGAGATGTGCAGGTGGATTACAAGATGCTCTTCCCTGCGCGGAAGAAGAGCCGGTAG
- the rpmA gene encoding 50S ribosomal protein L27 — protein sequence MAHKKGEGSTANGRDSHSKRLGVKLFGGQHAYPGNIIVRQRGTKFHPGKGVGLGKDYTIFAITEGKVEFRWKRNNRCYVNVVPFETASAGNDLKEQAQSAVAES from the coding sequence ATGGCACATAAAAAAGGTGAAGGTAGCACCGCCAACGGTCGTGATTCCCACAGCAAACGTCTGGGGGTAAAATTATTTGGCGGCCAGCATGCATATCCGGGCAATATCATTGTGCGTCAGCGGGGCACTAAGTTTCATCCTGGCAAAGGGGTAGGTCTTGGGAAAGATTATACCATCTTTGCGATTACCGAGGGTAAGGTGGAATTTCGGTGGAAGAGAAATAACCGCTGTTACGTCAACGTGGTACCTTTTGAAACTGCATCTGCCGGCAACGACCTCAAAGAACAAGCACAGAGTGCAGTTGCAGAAAGTTGA
- the gpm gene encoding phosphoglycerate mutase: protein MIEKEIYLIRHGETDLNRQGIVQGRGVNAGLNECGHRQAQAFYRHFAGEGFEVVYASSLLRTRETVAPFIAAGCRLEINADLDEISWGIYEGKLPDPETSKKYQQMLMRWQNGEYHAKIPGGESPLELQQRQVRFIESVLKPAPYRKILICSHGRAMRAMLCTMLQQPLKLMDTYPHQNLSLYKVLLRGDQFELLWFNHTTHLTQLGLMT, encoded by the coding sequence ACAGGGCAGAGGAGTAAATGCCGGACTAAATGAATGTGGACACCGGCAGGCACAGGCTTTTTATCGGCATTTTGCCGGGGAAGGCTTTGAGGTGGTTTATGCCTCTTCGTTGCTGCGGACCCGCGAAACCGTTGCGCCTTTTATCGCTGCCGGATGTCGGCTGGAGATTAATGCTGACCTGGATGAAATCAGCTGGGGCATTTACGAGGGCAAGCTGCCTGACCCGGAAACTTCAAAAAAATATCAGCAAATGCTGATGCGCTGGCAAAATGGAGAATACCATGCGAAAATTCCAGGTGGGGAAAGCCCTCTTGAACTACAGCAGCGCCAGGTACGGTTCATTGAATCGGTTTTAAAACCCGCTCCTTACCGCAAGATACTCATATGCAGTCACGGAAGGGCTATGCGCGCCATGTTATGCACTATGCTTCAACAGCCTCTTAAACTCATGGACACCTACCCGCATCAGAATCTTTCCCTGTATAAAGTGCTTCTTCGGGGAGATCAATTTGAACTCCTGTGGTTCAACCATACCACTCATCTGACTCAGTTGGGTTTGATGACATGA
- a CDS encoding putative pre-16S rRNA nuclease, with translation MGRIIAIDVGLKRTGLAVTDPQQIIATPLTALATEEVIPFLKKYVVRESVECFVVGEPRGLDDQPTHATAIVGAFVRQLQNHFPHIPVASVDERFTSKMAMQTLIQANYKKKDRRVKQNIDKVSAVLILQAYLEQKQS, from the coding sequence GTGGGAAGAATTATAGCCATAGATGTAGGCCTCAAACGTACCGGCCTGGCCGTCACCGATCCCCAACAGATTATTGCCACCCCGCTGACGGCATTGGCTACCGAGGAGGTTATTCCATTTTTAAAAAAGTATGTGGTTCGTGAATCCGTGGAATGCTTCGTTGTAGGTGAACCGCGCGGACTGGATGATCAGCCTACACATGCCACTGCTATCGTAGGCGCTTTTGTGCGTCAGTTGCAAAACCATTTTCCCCATATTCCTGTAGCCAGTGTGGATGAGCGCTTTACTTCAAAAATGGCTATGCAAACATTAATTCAGGCAAACTACAAAAAGAAAGACCGTAGGGTAAAACAAAACATTGATAAAGTAAGTGCTGTTTTAATTTTACAGGCTTATCTTGAACAAAAGCAATCATGA